One genomic segment of bacterium includes these proteins:
- a CDS encoding DUF4143 domain-containing protein — MPAIVIEGPRGCGKTWTGRNFARSEVLFDKDVNARMSVSATPGYILEGDEPRLLDEWQLADEVWNQVRHACDEGHQTGRFILTGSALPPDDITRHSGAGRIGRVRMRPMSLLETGESTGEASLRTLLSGEETAVRRPDASFEDVVEAVCRGGWPRNLDKSVRSAQILLRNYLGEVCRTDISAVDGVVRDPAGVERLLMSFSRNIATLASFSKLAKEASGERGLNRTTATEYVRSLERLFIVEDLSHWSTHLRSRATLLSSPKRHLVDPSLAAAILGATPGRLLKELKAYGFFFESLVVRDLRIYSEACDARVYHYRDSDELEADAIVETRDGRWIAVEVKIGGQELIEEAAQSLLRLKEKVDTDRVGEPSKLLIITATGYGYDRPDGTTVLPITALGP; from the coding sequence ATGCCTGCCATCGTCATAGAGGGGCCGAGGGGATGCGGCAAGACTTGGACCGGACGCAATTTCGCCAGAAGTGAGGTGCTGTTCGACAAAGACGTGAACGCGCGAATGTCCGTTTCAGCGACACCTGGCTACATATTGGAAGGTGACGAACCACGCTTGCTGGATGAATGGCAGCTAGCTGACGAAGTCTGGAATCAGGTTCGACATGCTTGCGATGAAGGGCACCAAACCGGCAGGTTCATCCTTACCGGCTCCGCGTTACCACCCGACGACATCACCAGGCACTCCGGCGCGGGTCGGATTGGGCGAGTGCGTATGCGGCCAATGTCATTGCTTGAGACCGGCGAATCCACCGGTGAAGCGTCGCTACGAACGCTGCTCAGCGGCGAAGAAACGGCAGTTCGGCGCCCAGATGCCTCATTTGAAGATGTTGTAGAGGCGGTGTGCCGGGGTGGATGGCCTCGGAATCTCGACAAATCCGTCCGATCAGCCCAAATTCTCCTGCGCAACTATCTCGGTGAAGTTTGTCGCACCGATATCTCCGCAGTCGACGGAGTGGTTCGCGACCCTGCTGGCGTTGAGAGGCTCTTGATGTCATTCAGTCGCAACATCGCCACTCTGGCTTCGTTTTCGAAACTGGCTAAGGAAGCGTCTGGAGAGCGGGGACTCAACCGGACTACCGCAACTGAGTACGTTCGGTCGTTGGAACGCCTGTTCATTGTGGAAGACCTGTCTCACTGGTCTACACACCTTCGATCTCGGGCAACGCTTCTCAGTTCACCCAAGCGTCATCTCGTCGACCCTTCACTAGCGGCCGCAATATTGGGAGCCACCCCTGGGCGGTTGCTCAAGGAACTCAAGGCATACGGATTCTTCTTTGAATCGCTGGTAGTACGAGATCTGCGCATCTACAGCGAAGCGTGCGACGCCAGGGTCTACCACTACCGAGATAGCGACGAACTGGAGGCGGACGCCATCGTCGAGACCCGTGATGGACGATGGATCGCTGTTGAAGTCAAGATCGGTGGCCAGGAGTTGATCGAGGAGGCCGCCCAGTCCTTGCTGCGCCTGAAGGAGAAAGTGGACACCGACCGAGTGGGCGAGCCGTCCAAGCTGCTCATCATCACCGCCACCGGCTACGGCTACGACCGACCCGACGGCACCACCGTCCTCCCCATCACCGCCCTCGGCCCTTAG